From a region of the Balaenoptera ricei isolate mBalRic1 chromosome 11, mBalRic1.hap2, whole genome shotgun sequence genome:
- the RNF182 gene encoding E3 ubiquitin-protein ligase RNF182 — protein sequence MAGQPPEDAAESQVSDELECKICYNRYNLRQRKPKVLECCHRVCAKCLYKIIDFGDSPRGVIVCPFCRFETCLPDDEVSSLPDDNNILVNLTCGGKGKKCLPENPTELLLTPKRLASLVSPSHASSNCLVITIMEVQRESSPSLSSTPVVEFYRPSSFDSATTLSHNWTVWNCASLLCQTSVRVLAWLLGLLYFSSLPLGIYLLVSKKVTLGVIFVSLVPSSLVILMVYGFCQCVCHEFLDCLAPSS from the coding sequence ATGGCCGGTCAGCCGCCAGAGGATGCCGCTGAGTCTCAGGTCTCGGACGAGCTGGAGTGTAAGATCTGTTACAACCGGTACAACCTGAGACAGAGGAAACCCAAAGTGCTGGAGTGCTGTCACAGGGTGTGTGCCAAATGCCTCTACAAGATCATAGACTTCGGGGACTCCCCGCGCGGCGTCATCGTCTGCCCTTTCTGCAGGTTCGAGACGTGCCTGCCGGATGATGAAGTCAGCAGCCTGCCCGATGACAACAACATCCTGGTGAACTTGACTTGTGGCGGCAAAGGCAAGAAGTGCCTGCCCGAGAACCCCACGGAGCTGCTGCTGACCCCCAAGCGGCTGGCCTCGCTGGTCAGCCCTTCCCACGCGTCCTCCAACTGCCTGGTCATCACGATCATGGAGGTGCAGAGGGAGAGCTCACCGTCGCTCAGCTCCACGCCCGTGGTCGAGTTCTACAGGCCCTCCAGCTTCGACTCCGCGACCACCCTGTCGCACAACTGGACCGTGTGGAACTGCGCGTCCCTGCTCTGTCAGACGTCCGTCCGGGTGTTGGCATGGTTGCTAGGTTTGCTGTACTTCAGCTCCTTGCCCTTGGGCATCTACTTACTGGTGTCCAAGAAGGTCACCCTCGGGGTGATCTTCGTCAGCCTCGTCCCTTCCAGCCTCGTCATCCTGATGGTATACGGCTTCTGCCAGTGCGTCTGTCACGAATTCCTGGACTGTTTGGCACCGTCCTCTTAA